Part of the Brevibacillus brevis genome is shown below.
TCGCAGCACGTCATGCTCAAGCTGATCGAAAAAGGCATGAGCCGCGAGAAGGCGTACGACACCGTGCAGCCGCGCGCAATGCAGGCGTGGGAAGAGCAGCGTTCCTTCCGGGCGATCGTGGAAGAGGATCCGACGATCAGCTCGACCCTGACCAAGGAAGAGCTGGACGAGTGCTTCGACTATCGCTACCACCTGAAGCACGTGGATACGATCTTCCAACGTCTGGGCTTGATGTAGCACACGCTCAATCATTCAGAGGGGCCGTCTCATACGGTCCCTCTTTTTGCGTCGAGAGCCCGTTCCATCATTTTTCCATATTCCTGACGCCGCCTTGCCACAACCTGCTGGTATAGTGGACTCGTCCGGAGAGGAGAGGGAACGGATTACGGCAGCCTCACGCGAAACTTACAAAAGTGTAAGGTTCCTGAAAGTAAACTCGATAGTTCCCGCCTCAGATCCGCTTTACAATGAAAACAACTCATACGGATCATGAAATGGGAGATCGATTATGAATACCGCACTTGTCTATCCGAAATTGACTCATCAGCAAATATACGAAGAATATTCGGCCAAAATATACCGCTACTTTCGCTATCGCGTGAAAAACGTCTGGGACGTCGAGGATTTGACGACCACCGTTTTCATCAAGGTCTACTCGAAGCTGGAGCAGTACGACGGCCGCCATCCGTTCGGTGCGTGGATCTTCCGCATTGCGCACAACGCTTTGATCGACTACATGCGCAAAAAGCGGGAGTGCCCGGTGGATCAGGAGACGTTTTCGTCGCTTCGGGCGACGGATGAGCTGCCGGAAGAAAGCATTTTGACCCAGGAGTCCATCGATGTATTATGGGAAAAGGTACATACCTTGACCGCAGACCAACGCAACGTGATCCAGCTTCGTTACCTAGCTGACCTGCGAATGAACGAAATTGCGGAGATTTTGGGCAAAACCGAGGCCTCGGTCAAAATTCTTCATTTCCGCGGGATCAAAAAGCTCCAGCAAATGATGAAAGCTCATGCCTAGGATGGACAACAAGTCCATCCTTTTTTTGGTATAGTAGAGGGTGGAGTGGCGGAGACTTAGGAACGAGAGGAGTACAATTTCATGTCGACCATTATGATCGTTGAGGACGATCCGAAAATCAATCAATTGCTGCAAAACCAACTGGAAAAATATGGTTATCATACAGTCAACGTGGAGCATTTTGACCGGGTCATGGAGGTTTTCAAGGAAATCCGCCCGGACCTGGTTCTGCTCGATGTGAACCTGCCCAAATTCGATGGCTTCTACTGGTGCCGCCAGATGCGGCAGGAATCGAATTGCCCGATCCTTTTCATCTCGGCGCGGGACAGCAAGATGGATCAGGTCATGGCGCTGGAAAACGGCGCTGACGACTATATTACAAAGCCGTTTGACTACGACGTCGTCATGGCGAAAATACGGAGCCAGCTGCGGCGGGCCTATGGCTTGTACGCCCCGCAGGAGGGCGAGCGGACGGTCGAGGTGGCGGGGCTCAAGCTGTTTTTGGAGCGGATGGAGCTGATGATGCACGAGAGCAAGGTCGAGCTGAGCAAAAAGGAAGCGCTTCTGCTCGAGGCATTGATGAACCAGTACCCGCGAGTCGTCAGCCGGGAGCGGCTGCTGGAAAAGCTGTGGGATGAGCAGTTTGTCGATGAAAACACGCTCAATGTGTACATCACGCGGGTACGCGGAAAGTTGAAGGACATGGGCCTGGAGGGAGCGGTCGAGACGGTACGCGGCTCCGGCTATCGCCTGCGAGCGGTTTGGGAGGATGGGCAATGAAGCTGTTCCTTCGGGATCAATGGGCGTTTGCGGCCTTTTTTCTCGTTCAGATGATCTTGCTCCTGCTCATCTTTACGCTCGACGGGTACTGGAATGAATCGTTGATGATCTATGCGGTCTTCCTGTCGCTCTTTTTCGCCGGGGCGTTCATGGTCGTGCGCTACTTGACGCACCGCGCTATCTACCAGCGCCTCAGCAACCCGGTAGAGTCTTTGGAAGAGCTGACGCAGACACACGGCAACGCTGCATTGAGCCGCGCCTTGGACGAGACCTTCCTCGAGCACTATCGCCTGTACAAGGAGCAGCTGCATGCGTACGAGAACAAGCAGCGCGACTACACCACCTTTATTCAGCAGTGGGTGCACCAGATGAAGACGCCGATCTCCGTCATCCATCTGCTGCTCCAAAACGAGGACGACCCGGTGGCCGAGAGCGTCCGGGAAGAAGTGGACCGGATCAAGCGGGGGCTGGAAACCGTCCTCTACATCGCCCGGCTGGACCGGTTCGAGCAGGATTTTATCGTCGAGCCGGTGTCGCTGCAATCCCTGGCGCAAAATGTGCTCGCGGAAAACAAGCGCCTGTTCATCCGCAACCAGGTCTATCCTGAGCTGAAGGTGGACGGGCAGTGGCGGGTGGAATCCGACGAAAAGTGGCTGTCCTTCGTATTGAATCAGCTCTTGACCAATGCGGTGCGCTATTCGGCCGGCAAAAGCAACAAGGTGACAGTCCGCGCTTACGAACGGGGATCCAGCGTCGCGCTGGAAGTGCAGGACTACGGGATCGGCATCCCGCAGCAGGACATCCGCCGCGTCTTCCAGCCGTATTTCACGGGCGAGAATGGCCGCAAGTACCCGGAATCCACGGGGATGGGGCTGTATCTCGTCAAGGAGATATGCGGGAGGCTGAATCACGGGGTGGAGCTGGAATCCGAGGTGGGCGAAGGCACCATCGTGCGCATCGTCATGTCCGCCGTCGTGCCAACCTTACAAGAACGTAAGAAAGCTGAAAGTTAATTCGATGGCGGTGCATCGCGACCTTCCGTATAGTGGGGATGAAGGTGTGAAAGGAGTAAGGCCGATGGACATGTTGCAGGTGAAAAGTCTGAGTAAAATATACGGAGGCAAGGTTACGTACCGCGCGTTGACGGATATAGATTTTACGATACGAAAGGGAGAATTCGTGGGCATTATGGGGCCTTCGGGCAGCGGGAAAACGACGCTCCTCAACATGATCGCCACCATCGATTCCCCTACCTCGGGGGCTGTTCTTGTAAACGGGATCAACCCCCACCAGCTGAAAAAGGAAAAGCTGGCGCTGTTCAGGCGCCGGGAGCTCGGCTTCGTCTTCCAGGATTTCAACCTGCTCGATACGTTGACGATCGGGGAAAACATCGTGCTTCCGCTGACGCTGGAAGGCGAGAGCGTCGCCGTGATGGAGGAGAAGCTTCAGACGATCGCGGCCAAGCTCGGCATACAGGAAATTTTGGACAAGCGGACCTTTGAGGTCTCCGGGGGACAGCGGCAGCGGACGGCGATTGCCCGAGCCATTATCCATACGCCATCGCTTTTGCTGGCGGACGAACCGACGGGCAATCTCGATTCGAAGTCCTCCCGCAACGTGATGGAGACACTCGAAGCCATCAACAAATCGGAAAACACCACGATGATGATGGTGACACACGATGCGCTGGCTGCAAGCTATTGCCACCGCGTCATTTTCATCAAGGACGGACAGCTCCACAACGAGATGTACCGGGGCGAGAGCCGTCAGGTGTTCTTCCAGAAAATCATTGACGCCCTGTCGTTCTTGGGAGGGAACAACTATGACCTTTCGACAGTTCGCGTCTAACAACGTCCTGCGCAACAAGCGGATCTATGCGGCTTTCTTCTTGAGCAGCGTCTTTTCCGTCATGATCTTTTTTGTATATGCGATGTTTATCTTCCATCCGGGGATCGCGGATGAAGAGATACACGGCTCGGTCGCGACCGGCATGATGGTGGCGGAGTACATCATCTTCCTGTTCGCGTTTTTCTTTCTTTTCTATTGCGTGGGAGCTTTCCTGAAGAGGCGGGAGAAGGAATTCGGCATCCTGTTTTTGCACGGGATGACGGCGAAGCAGCGCAATCTGCTGATCGTCATGGAAAACATGCTGATCGGAGTCGTGTCGATCATTTGCGGAATCGGATTCGGACTCGTTCTGGGCAAGCTGTTTTTCCAGTTCGCGGGCTTCCTTTTAGATGTGAAGGCCTTGGCTTTTTACCTCCCGTGGAAGGCCATCGTGCTGACGGTTGTCGCTTTTTTGGTTCTGTTTGCCGCGATCTCTGTTTTTTCAGTCTTGCTGTTGCGCAGCCGGAGCCTAATGGATCTGCTCCAGGGGAGCCAACGCCCGAAGCGGGAACCAAGGGCGTCGGTGTTTCTCTCGGTTTTGGCGGCAGGGCTCCTGGGCATCGCCTACCTGCTCGCCTTGACCGCCGACGGGATTTCGGTCATCGTCCTGCTGCTCCCGGTGACGGTCCTGACGGTCGCGGGGACGTATCTGCTCTTCACGCAGCTCAGCGTGTTTTTGATCGGATATTTGAAAAGGAAACGAGCGTTTTACTGGAAGCGTACCAACCTGCTCGTCCTGTCCGATCTCGATTACCGGATGAAGGACAACGCGCGGATGTTTTTCCTCGTCTGCATTGTCTCCACCATCGCATTTTGCGCGATCGGGACGCTGGCTTCGCTCGCCGGCTCCATCCAGGAAACGGTGATCAAGACCAACCCGTTTGCCTTTGAATACCAGACGAAGAAGGGGAATCCGGAGGCGCAGCGACATCTTTCCCTGATTGAAAACACGCTGCAGCAAGCGGGGTTTTCCTTCGAAAAGCATCAGGCGAGCATGCGTGTCTTGCCGCAAGAGATCAACGGAGAGAAGGTAGGGGTCGTCAGTCTGATGGACTACAACCAGTTTGCGATCGCGGCGAATACGCGGGAGCTCAAGCTGGGGAAAAATGAAGCGTTCTTCGTGGTGCGGTGGTTTGGAGATTCCGTGGAGACGAAGGTGCTGGACGTAGGCGGCAGCCAGTTGGCCGTCAAGACGGACGCGAAGATGAATCCGCTGTTGAGCGGCCTCGAATTCGACCGGCTGGCGGTCATCCCGGACGAGGTCTTTAACCGCTTGCAAGGCTTGGACGAAGAGGTCCGCTACGGGTACGTGGTGCCGCGGTGGAAAAATACCCAGGAGATCAGCCTTCTGCTGCAGCAGAAGATCAACCACTTGACCGAAAACTACTACTTCTCTGCACGGGCTCCGGTATACCACTCCTTGAAGCAAATGGCGAACACCGCTCTTTTCATCGGACTGTTCGTAGGCGTGCTGTTTTTCGTCGCAGCGGCCAGCTTCCTGTATTTCCGGCTGTATACGGACCTGGAGAACGACAAGCGGCAGTACGGCGCGATCGCAAAGATCGGACTGTCTGACCGGGAGCTGTCCCGAATCGTGACGATCCAGATCGCCCTCCTGTTCTTCGTGCCGATCACGGTGGCTATCATTCACAGCATGGTCGCGTTCGTCTCTCTGCAAAGTCTGCTCAAGCTGATGCTCGTCGCGTCAGTAGTCAAGCCGACCGCGATTGTCCTGAGCAGCTTCGTGGCCGTCCAGGCCATCTATTTCTGGATTATACGCAACCGGTATCTGTTCCATCTCAAACGATCGGTGGCAAGATAAATCGCGGGCAGATTTTCAAATACGGATCGCGAACCTGCATAAAATAGACAGAGGAAAGAGCGAGGAGGGCGAAATGGATGGAGCGGGAAGCATGGATGGAAAAAGCGGTGCAGCTGGCCTTGGAAAATGTGCTGCAAAGCAGGGGCGGGCCTTTCGGGGCGATTGTCGTCAAGGAAGGCCGGATCGTGGGTGCCGGGAGCAACGAGGTGACCACGAAGAACGACCCGACGGCGCATGCGGAGGTGCAGGCGATCCGGGAGGCGTGCCGCCAGCTGGGCACTTTCCAGTTATCGGATTGCGAGCTGTACACGAGCTGCGAGCCGTGCCCGATGTGCCTGGGAGCGATTTACTGGGCCAGACCCAAGGCAGTGTACTTTGCCTGCACCAAGCAGGATGCCGCCAAGATCGGCTTCGACGATCAGTTTATTTACGAGCAGATCGGGATCCCTTACGAAGAGAGGACGATCCCCTTCATCCAGCTCCAGCCGGAGAGCTTCCGGAAGCCGTTTGAAGCGTGGGCGCAGTCGCCGAGCAAAGTGGAATATTGATTGTCTGTCCAGAAAAAAAGCATTCATCCAGACGGGTGGATGCTTTTTTTTGCATCCGAATTTTTATATCGCTTCACAATATGATAAACAAAAATAAAAAATTGAAAATGCTTTCAAAATCAAATTTTCAGATAAACTGTTGCATATTGTCGAAATTCGTATTATAGTAACAACAACAATAACGTAATTCGTCCTAAATTCAAATTCAATTGACTGTTTAGTGGTTTATTTTTTAGGGAAAAGGACGAATAAGGTAGGGATGATATGGAAGAAAATTTCCGCCGATCTCTTTATCCAGAATTAGATGACATCGATTACGGCATAGTTCGAGCTTTGCAGGAAAACGCCCGCGTACCATTTACCCAAATCGCCAAAGAGCTGGGCGTCACGGAAAAGACAATCCGGATGCGCGTTCAGCAAATGCAGGATGAAGGCGTCCTGAGTCTGGTTGGCATCGTCAATCCAGTCAAGGCAGGGCTGAATGTGCAAGCGTTTGTGCAGATTGCTGTCGAAGCGGACAAGCTGGACGATGTAGTCGCGGTGTTGAACGGAATCGTGGAAGTGCGCCTGGTTGTGTTGACATCAGGGGATTATCAATTGATTACGCAAATCCTGGTACGCAACTATGAAGAATTATCACAATTTTTAATGAAAACCTTGAACAAGATTCCGGGAATCACCAGGGTGAACGTGATTAACGAATTGAAGATTTTGAAATCCAAGTACAAATTCGTTCGGTGAGACATCGCGATCAATGGGAGGGGGAATGCCGTCGGACGGTCACTGCCGTTGGGAGAACTGATTTCCGAAGAGAGCGACAAGCAGGAAAGTGAATAGTCAGCCAGTTGCGACAAAAAAGAGAAAAGGGGTCATCCTATGTTTTCGAAAAAAACAAGCAAAGCATTGATGAGCGCCGTACTGGGAACCATGCTTCTGGTCACGGGCTGCGGCGGGGGCGGCAGCGCTAGCCCAGGCACAGACGGAGGAAAGTCGGAAGCTCCGGCGCAAAGCACAGGCAAAAAGGTCATCAACATCGGACTGAAGGCAGATCCGCCTTCCATGGATCCGAACATTTCGACTTCTCTGTATGACCGCCAAGTGTACGCGAGCCTCTACGACAAGCTGTTCGACATCGATCCTAGCGGAAAGATCGTCCCGATGCTGGCTGAATCGTACGAAGTAACGCCAGACGGCAAGACCTATACCTTCAAGCTGAAGCAAGGCGTGAAATTCCACGATGGCACCGATTTTGACGCGGAAGCCGTGAAATTCAACTTCGAGCGCAATATGAAAGATGAAAAGTCGAAACGCAAAGGCGACATGAAATTCGTGGAATCCGTCACGGCAGTCGATAAAAACACCGTGAAAGTTCAGATGAAAGAACCATTCGCTCCGTTCCTGTCCATCCTGGCAGACCGTGGCGGTACGATGGTATCCCCTGCGGCGGTGAAACAGTATGGCGATCAATATCTCAACCATCCGGTGGGAACCGGCCCATTCGTCTTCGTCGAGCAAGTAAAAGGCGACCACGTCACCTTGAAAAAGAACGAAAATTACTGGGGCGGCGCTCCTAAAGTAGACGAAGTCACTTACAAGGTATTCACCAACGGTACGGCGAAGGTACAAAACCTGCGTTCCGGCATGCTGGATATCATCGACGACACGCCTGTCAAAGAAATTCCGGCGGTAAAAGGCGATTCCAGTCTGCAGCTGACTGCGGAGTCCGGCTGGGGCTATCAAGGTCTCTACCTGAACAACTCCCGCGCGCCGTTTGACAACAAATTCTTGCGCGCTGCCGTAGACCGTGCCATCGATCGCGAAGCATTGGTGAAAGTGCTGTTCAACGGCTATGCGGCACCTGCACGCACGGCGTTTGCAAAAGGCAGCCTGGCTTACAACGAAGAGTTGAACAAACCGATACCGCCAAATGCGGACGAGATCAAGGACCTGTTGGCGAAAGGCGGACAGCCGAACGGATTTTCCTTCAAGCTGTACATCACGTCTTCCCCTGAAAACGAACAGCTGGGTGCGGTTCTGCAAAACATGTGGAAACAATACGGCATCAATGCGACTCTGGAAAAACTCGAGTACGGCCAATTGCTGGAGACCGGTGAAAAAGGCGAATTCGACGCGCTGCAGCTGGGCTGGTCCGGCCGCCAGGACCCTGACCAAAACTTCCATGACTTTGTCGTGACGGGCACTGCCAACAACGACGGACGCATCTCCCTGCCGAAGCTGGACGAGCTGGTGCTGAAAGCGCGCAGCGAAGTCGACGAGACAAAACGCAAAGCGCTGTATGAAGAAGCGACCAAGCTGCTGCAGGATGAAGCAGGCTATTCCTACCTGTACCACCAATACGTGCTGATCGGCATGAACAAGAAAGTATCCGGCTTCACCTATGTTCCGGACGGTATCATCCGTACCGCGACTCTGGACAAGCAATAAAGACAGAAGCATTATAACAGCGAGAGCGAGGAGGAATTGTCATGATGTTTGTGGTCAGACGCTTACTGCTGACAATCCCGATTCTCCTGCTGGTGTCGATTATGACGTTTTCTCTGATCCATATGATCCCGGGCGATCCTGCCCGGGTCATTTTAGGACAGGAGGCGACACCGGAAGCCTATCAGGCACTGCGAACGGAGCTGGGATTAGACAAGCCGATCGTAGTGCAATATTTTTCCTGGTTGGGAAAAGTGGTAACGGGTGATTTGGGAATGTCCATTACGGACCGCATTCCGGTCTCTGAATTGATCAAGCAAAGGCTGCCCGCAACGGTAGAGCTGACAATCGGGACTTTTCTTGTAGCGATCCTCATCGCATTTCCTGCGGGGATCCTGGCGGCGACGCGGCGCGGGACCTGGATTGATTACACGAGCACATTTACTGCGCTGGGGGGCATGAGCATCCCGAGCTTCTGGCTGGCGATGATGCTGATCATCTACTTCGCCGTAGAGAACCAATGGCTGCCTTCTTCGGGCTACGTCTCCTTCTTTGAAAACCCTGCGCAAAACCTGCTGGCGATGGTGCTGCCTTGTGTGGCTACCGGGCTGCGGGAATCCGCTGTCCTCATGCGCATGCTGCGTTCTTCGCTTCTGGACGTGGTCAACATGGACTTTATCCGTACTGCAAAAGCCAAAGGCTTGAATGAAGCGCGCACCATTCTGGGCCATGCCCTTCGCAATGCCATGGTGCCAGTCGTGACAACATCTGGCCTGATGATCGCAGGTCTCCTGGGTGGTCTGGTCATTACCGAATCGATCTTCTCCATTCCCGGCTTCGGCCGCCTGATCGTCGAATCGGTGTTCAAACGGGATTACGTGACGGTGCAAGGAGCCATTCTCGTTTCCGCCGTACTGGTTGTCATCGTCAATCTGGCCGTAGATATTTTGTACGCCGTGATCGACCCTCGCATCAAGGCTGGGAAAGGAGCAAGTGAGTGATGAAAACCGTAGGCAAATTTCTCCGCAATGGACTCGGCGTCATCGGAGCGGTGATTATCCTCGGATTGATTGTGGTGGCGCTGTTTGCTCCACAGATCGCTCCGTACGACCCCAATGCGCAAGATTACAACAAAATTTTGCTTCCGCCCGGCGGCGACCACCTGTTTGGGACAGACGACCTCGGTCGCGATATTTTCTCCCGTGTCGTTTACGGCGCGCGCATTTCCATGGAAGCGGCACTGATTTCCGTAGGAATCGCGATGCTCATCGGGGTGCCGATCGGACTGTTGTCCGGTTACTATCGCGGCTTTTGGGACGAGTGGATCGTCATGCGAAGTGTTGACGCGATGCAGGCATTTCCCTTCCTGATTTTGGCCCTGGCGATCTCCGCCGTGCTCGGCTCGGGCTTTGGCAACGCCATGCTGGCCATCGGTATCGGGTTTGCCCCCGCTTTTGTCCGGATCACCCGCGGGCAAGTTCTGACTCTTCGCAATATGGAGTACATCCATGCGGCGCGCTCGGTGGGAGTCAAAGATGCGCGCATCATTTTCCGGCACATCCTGCCCAATGCGCTCAATCCGATCATGATTCAGGCAACACTGGCGATGGCATCGGGAATTATCGCGGAAGCGTCCCTTTCCTATCTGGGGCTGGGCGTCCAACCGCCGACCCCGTCGTGGGGCAGCATGCTGAACCAGGCGCAGACGCTGATGTCGGTCGCCCCATATGCTACGTTCTATCCCGGTATCGCCATCTTTCTGGTCGTCCTAGGCTTCAACCTGCTTGGGGACGGGCTGCAGCAGGTTCTGGATCCGCGGGCCCGCAAATAAATGATAGGATACACATCCGAAGCATCGCCAGCCAAAAGGCAAGCCAATACCTGGCGTGCGCGCTATCGGGCAACAAGAAAATAAGGGAGTGGAGCAGATGACGACCATCTTGGAAGTGGAACAGCTGAGAACCCGGTTTCGCACAGACAGCGGTGTCGTCAGTGTCGTTGACGGCGTCGACTTCTCCATCCGGGCCGGCGAAACGCTCGGCGTCGTAGGGGAATCGGGCTGCGGAAAAAGCGTGACCAGCCTGTCGATCATGCGACTGCTGCCGCAGAACGGAACAGCAGAAGGAACGATCCGCTTTAACGGAAAAGACGTGCTCGGCCTGTCGGAAAAAGACATGCAGCGCGTGCGCGGCAACGAAATCGCGATGATATTCCAGGAGCCGATGACCTCGCTCAATCCGCTGCACACCGTAGGCAGGCAGA
Proteins encoded:
- a CDS encoding sigma-70 family RNA polymerase sigma factor, which encodes MNTALVYPKLTHQQIYEEYSAKIYRYFRYRVKNVWDVEDLTTTVFIKVYSKLEQYDGRHPFGAWIFRIAHNALIDYMRKKRECPVDQETFSSLRATDELPEESILTQESIDVLWEKVHTLTADQRNVIQLRYLADLRMNEIAEILGKTEASVKILHFRGIKKLQQMMKAHA
- a CDS encoding response regulator transcription factor, whose amino-acid sequence is MSTIMIVEDDPKINQLLQNQLEKYGYHTVNVEHFDRVMEVFKEIRPDLVLLDVNLPKFDGFYWCRQMRQESNCPILFISARDSKMDQVMALENGADDYITKPFDYDVVMAKIRSQLRRAYGLYAPQEGERTVEVAGLKLFLERMELMMHESKVELSKKEALLLEALMNQYPRVVSRERLLEKLWDEQFVDENTLNVYITRVRGKLKDMGLEGAVETVRGSGYRLRAVWEDGQ
- a CDS encoding sensor histidine kinase — its product is MKLFLRDQWAFAAFFLVQMILLLLIFTLDGYWNESLMIYAVFLSLFFAGAFMVVRYLTHRAIYQRLSNPVESLEELTQTHGNAALSRALDETFLEHYRLYKEQLHAYENKQRDYTTFIQQWVHQMKTPISVIHLLLQNEDDPVAESVREEVDRIKRGLETVLYIARLDRFEQDFIVEPVSLQSLAQNVLAENKRLFIRNQVYPELKVDGQWRVESDEKWLSFVLNQLLTNAVRYSAGKSNKVTVRAYERGSSVALEVQDYGIGIPQQDIRRVFQPYFTGENGRKYPESTGMGLYLVKEICGRLNHGVELESEVGEGTIVRIVMSAVVPTLQERKKAES
- a CDS encoding ABC transporter ATP-binding protein, which translates into the protein MDMLQVKSLSKIYGGKVTYRALTDIDFTIRKGEFVGIMGPSGSGKTTLLNMIATIDSPTSGAVLVNGINPHQLKKEKLALFRRRELGFVFQDFNLLDTLTIGENIVLPLTLEGESVAVMEEKLQTIAAKLGIQEILDKRTFEVSGGQRQRTAIARAIIHTPSLLLADEPTGNLDSKSSRNVMETLEAINKSENTTMMMVTHDALAASYCHRVIFIKDGQLHNEMYRGESRQVFFQKIIDALSFLGGNNYDLSTVRV
- a CDS encoding ABC transporter permease, whose protein sequence is MTFRQFASNNVLRNKRIYAAFFLSSVFSVMIFFVYAMFIFHPGIADEEIHGSVATGMMVAEYIIFLFAFFFLFYCVGAFLKRREKEFGILFLHGMTAKQRNLLIVMENMLIGVVSIICGIGFGLVLGKLFFQFAGFLLDVKALAFYLPWKAIVLTVVAFLVLFAAISVFSVLLLRSRSLMDLLQGSQRPKREPRASVFLSVLAAGLLGIAYLLALTADGISVIVLLLPVTVLTVAGTYLLFTQLSVFLIGYLKRKRAFYWKRTNLLVLSDLDYRMKDNARMFFLVCIVSTIAFCAIGTLASLAGSIQETVIKTNPFAFEYQTKKGNPEAQRHLSLIENTLQQAGFSFEKHQASMRVLPQEINGEKVGVVSLMDYNQFAIAANTRELKLGKNEAFFVVRWFGDSVETKVLDVGGSQLAVKTDAKMNPLLSGLEFDRLAVIPDEVFNRLQGLDEEVRYGYVVPRWKNTQEISLLLQQKINHLTENYYFSARAPVYHSLKQMANTALFIGLFVGVLFFVAAASFLYFRLYTDLENDKRQYGAIAKIGLSDRELSRIVTIQIALLFFVPITVAIIHSMVAFVSLQSLLKLMLVASVVKPTAIVLSSFVAVQAIYFWIIRNRYLFHLKRSVAR
- a CDS encoding nucleoside deaminase — encoded protein: MEREAWMEKAVQLALENVLQSRGGPFGAIVVKEGRIVGAGSNEVTTKNDPTAHAEVQAIREACRQLGTFQLSDCELYTSCEPCPMCLGAIYWARPKAVYFACTKQDAAKIGFDDQFIYEQIGIPYEERTIPFIQLQPESFRKPFEAWAQSPSKVEY
- a CDS encoding Lrp/AsnC family transcriptional regulator, whose protein sequence is MEENFRRSLYPELDDIDYGIVRALQENARVPFTQIAKELGVTEKTIRMRVQQMQDEGVLSLVGIVNPVKAGLNVQAFVQIAVEADKLDDVVAVLNGIVEVRLVVLTSGDYQLITQILVRNYEELSQFLMKTLNKIPGITRVNVINELKILKSKYKFVR
- a CDS encoding ABC transporter substrate-binding protein, with amino-acid sequence MFSKKTSKALMSAVLGTMLLVTGCGGGGSASPGTDGGKSEAPAQSTGKKVINIGLKADPPSMDPNISTSLYDRQVYASLYDKLFDIDPSGKIVPMLAESYEVTPDGKTYTFKLKQGVKFHDGTDFDAEAVKFNFERNMKDEKSKRKGDMKFVESVTAVDKNTVKVQMKEPFAPFLSILADRGGTMVSPAAVKQYGDQYLNHPVGTGPFVFVEQVKGDHVTLKKNENYWGGAPKVDEVTYKVFTNGTAKVQNLRSGMLDIIDDTPVKEIPAVKGDSSLQLTAESGWGYQGLYLNNSRAPFDNKFLRAAVDRAIDREALVKVLFNGYAAPARTAFAKGSLAYNEELNKPIPPNADEIKDLLAKGGQPNGFSFKLYITSSPENEQLGAVLQNMWKQYGINATLEKLEYGQLLETGEKGEFDALQLGWSGRQDPDQNFHDFVVTGTANNDGRISLPKLDELVLKARSEVDETKRKALYEEATKLLQDEAGYSYLYHQYVLIGMNKKVSGFTYVPDGIIRTATLDKQ
- a CDS encoding ABC transporter permease; its protein translation is MMFVVRRLLLTIPILLLVSIMTFSLIHMIPGDPARVILGQEATPEAYQALRTELGLDKPIVVQYFSWLGKVVTGDLGMSITDRIPVSELIKQRLPATVELTIGTFLVAILIAFPAGILAATRRGTWIDYTSTFTALGGMSIPSFWLAMMLIIYFAVENQWLPSSGYVSFFENPAQNLLAMVLPCVATGLRESAVLMRMLRSSLLDVVNMDFIRTAKAKGLNEARTILGHALRNAMVPVVTTSGLMIAGLLGGLVITESIFSIPGFGRLIVESVFKRDYVTVQGAILVSAVLVVIVNLAVDILYAVIDPRIKAGKGASE
- a CDS encoding ABC transporter permease, with the translated sequence MKTVGKFLRNGLGVIGAVIILGLIVVALFAPQIAPYDPNAQDYNKILLPPGGDHLFGTDDLGRDIFSRVVYGARISMEAALISVGIAMLIGVPIGLLSGYYRGFWDEWIVMRSVDAMQAFPFLILALAISAVLGSGFGNAMLAIGIGFAPAFVRITRGQVLTLRNMEYIHAARSVGVKDARIIFRHILPNALNPIMIQATLAMASGIIAEASLSYLGLGVQPPTPSWGSMLNQAQTLMSVAPYATFYPGIAIFLVVLGFNLLGDGLQQVLDPRARK